The sequence ttcattggaacctccgatgagttggattttggtgtggatacggaatccttcgtttgttgttgacttgatagcggttccttcctcgTCCTACCTATTTTGTTTGGAACCTGCGCTTCCACGAACCTTTGTTCCGAAATCTCACTTGCGGTTAGATCTTGTTTCTTACTTGTTGCGCGTTCTTCTTCACGTTGAGTCATTCCTTTCAATTAtaccctttgttttctccttgacgtTTTAGTTTTGGGTCTACCTATTGGATCTCCCTTTCCTGGATCTTCGCTTTGTGTGATCCATGGACGAGTAATTAGcattagttggctcaacaagacttgccGGCTTACTGAGGTGCCACGTGTGTAAGCTTcgtagaattcctttgcttcgttcgtatcccaTGGAGATTGCCCGGGATCTCCCGAAGGGGGAGgctcgaaagatagttgcttccaaaacggatcaataacctcaataggtatcacttcttcatatttgacaagcatatgacgacacggaagccccagtgaggacatgtcgggacaaatacacacattacCCGGTTTTTCcgtaatttttctcatattccatttgtctcatcatatgttttatttcccaatgagagacgttgaattctattccttggagcaacttacgataatgaagaaattgagtcatcctttccattgagcttttctcaaaagccaccttgatcctattgatatcagccttaaagtattgctccattgcctcggtgaccgtaaccacattgccttgaccggactggatgagatctttaaatctcccatgagcggactctgctgcactagttgcttcagtcttgaagtgtctataccggtttgtccatgcacgcacaaatttttccttgaacttatccaaccattgagtccgacaataccagacggcagtcggataaacttcgttccaatcggcaataaacttctccaatctcttttcgtacataacctcggtaagagaccattaaactttctcccaatctcttagaaattccaaccactttttatgattttccgcatgttctttgtccactcgctcctttatctttcctctctcatcttcttcttcttcgggggatagtttgttctttcgaacatcttcctctatttgaacaatcattctcttcttaatatccgccttagtggtTATAGATTTTtcatggggttgtagtaaataggattcgtttcagacttgtgaaggaaatggaatttttagatttaataaatatatacaaaaaatattaacaatatgggcaagagtactggaaCTAAAGATTTggccgtttttttttcttcaaatggttcagaaattaattctagcaattatagttcaaaaacaaaacaaatattaactctagtttattgacaagatagattttataaaatattacttgtatttcttaagcatggcatatcaaaaatccctaggactaagcatactccatcaaatgaaatatttttcgtggggttgtagtaaataggattcgtttcagacttgtgaaggaaatggaatttttatatttaataaatatatatacaaaaaatattaacaatatgggaaagagtactggaaCTAAAGATTCgaccgtttttttttcttcaaatggttaagaaattaattctagcaattatagttcaaaaaaaaaaacaaatattaactctagtttattgccaagatagattttataaaatattacttgtatttcttaagcatggcatatcaaaaatccctaggactaagcatactccatcaaatgaaatcacaagtaattaatttaaaatcttaattcaattaaaattagtgcaaaaagtaaataaaagaattaatgaaattaccacatggatgaaattcgacctcctccgtcgtcccggtgttgggtttagctcatcatgataaaaacacgctcaaagggtgtttacaaggatgaaaatggagatgaaataataaaacagtgaatgtgcgacccacagaaagcgtccaaaatgaacgacacagaagaagtgctattgttactgtagctctaagacccacacctacgacccacgcctgtgagtctatttcactgttgaaaaacgactgctgacGCAGGTCcgtttttcgtgttcttcatgttcatcagcagcagaaaccgaagcatgcatcgaatctcctccataactccacacatcctcggcagtgaaagaaaatattttcggatattttctttcttgttttagcttttcacgcgttttctctggtccagcacgctccaatttgacttattcacgcctcaacactcttccaacgccagcagaactcccccatgcacacaagaacttcaattttgctcgtgttacagtacacgtgctctgttttgggtgtgtgaatcataccgaaaattccttccaaatttgatcgatcatgtcacccatactatgttccttaacctatatcacatctctataccaaatttcagccattgaatcgacccataaccccttcattttgacgatcgaaattctgccagaactgtttagaaatttcccgccaaaatcgtttcaaatggggaagaaactggtatccccctatccagagtagaggtgcgaatagcagctgccttgggggtgacctgggggtgccccttagtaattaggttaccccttatccaaaagcgagagtccgaataacacttgtcctccgggtgccaaaatcaacttttcgagccgaattttccaaaaaaatttatttcctaaaaatacataaaaacacaatattagtacaaaaatagagttccaacaatacggacattgaggacaaattagacacaaaaatatgtctatcacttagtgggttcaaacaaggcatggcaagtttttatgatattttgacgtatatgatatgtacataggaaattttgtgcgtccgggaagacgtcggatattgctttcattaatgcatcatcttgatcggttacgatcaccctcggaagttgattttcccgaaagaataatttcaattgtcgtaatgcccaatgataattatagtccctctcgttttccattaaacaccaagccaatgtgaatgttaccttgtccgaggtttgccccacgatgttgaacaacgacatattttatttgtttgtcttgtaggtacaatccatcataagaacacacAACATGTAtctgccaattgtgaaagcaaaggatgcgaaatgaatattttggCTTCTCGtccgaccctcttttaatgatacgcgtgtagttgtaatccgaagccatcttctcaaattattgcataacggacctcccttcccattccacccttctaatagttgcttgtgcactataaattgtacgtagagaagacacgttggactcatccttttccttgaagcctctgagaatttgtctcggtttgataagtgctttggtcaatctctttacatcctcgaactcatgaggtttcagcttcgcaactagggagtgaccaacaaaatctttcggatcccggtggttatgacagccacacaaaacctcacaatcccaattgttcatgtcatttaaacggaaaACAAGCTTAAACAGGAAATcattcttcctcgtacgagtcttgtataccctattagtcttctttggatatacataatcctttctcttgtggatATTCTTCTcattgtatttcccacttctctcgcaagccatctcaaaacgcctctttgaacgttcggtattcctcaccaacacacacatgttcttaagagccgtctctttaacccaagcgattgcttcatttAGATCTATTATTCCCTGcataagatcaatttcacattcattagaaggttaattactagcaatccattagtaaagtattctttggtcacataccggaggtattttatagtattccgacgtatcccgataaagcggctttgcatttgttggatcaatatatgtcaccaacTAAAGATCGAacgaaaattagttccaaacgaaattaaaacactatgccggaaaAAAGTAtcggcatgctcgaccaatgttccggcattgtcgaacttagccaaaactgaagaacaaatttgaaacatattccggcataCATTATTCATTAGACAGCAACGCCGGAAAACAAGGTGTCGGCACTGtcgtaatttattgtcccaagccgGTACACGCTACCGGAATTTCAattaattgatatgtaatgccggtatttatctctggaaaacatttattccagtatgtttttttgtaggtgccggcattgtaaatttgaaactcaacaacgccggttccactgccggcattctcgaaattgatggtaccacgccggtaactggttccggcgttgatggttattaattttccatgccggcttttgggtttacatggaaatgtttcctgtatgtttttcatgaaGTTCCGACATGGTAATCTATCAATGAATCCATGCCGGTTTaatattccgtagtatattccttggtaggtaaaaaagcTAACTGCGTACCagcatagttttttggtagaatactatgccggatcaatattcaaattgggggatatcgctttaccggcatggtcttagtatgaataccatgctggTAACGcgtctgccggcatggtattcatactaagaccatgccggcaccgaggttttacagttgaaaaaatggcgggtttaaagaaaaaatcgatttttcaacctcctagcagctttacatgtgtattggggatgcttgcatattgtgcaagtttactttcttgtgtagcttcttcgaaaaactctccatactcgtcaaaatcatcattcaagggtgttggcttaacaaagagttgcaattgagagttgttgtcgttagctccttgttgtagtagagctaaagattcagcagctgcaattctctcctcacaatcatcttccattttcacaaaaaatttccactcaaaaatatttttccctccttctactctcacctcactcacccaaattcaaataaaacacacactaatcatttatcaaaaatcttaagattttactaattattattaatcactaatcctgattagtgaggggtagattaggtaatacgtaaaatacttagataaggggtgaccccgaattgatatctgaaaccagtttttgtcattttcttatatccccaattcctttttttatcccccaattaatggTTCTTTTTTTGGATATTTCTAATATATACCCATCATCCATAAAAACGTTAGCTAACAGCAAACACACATCTAGCCGTATATCTAGTGATTGGAATGGACGATAGAGATCTTTTTATCTTACAAAATTACGGGTTTACCCATAACTCAGAAACAAAACGCACAGACAGAAGATAAGATTTcattttcattctttttcttctcttctctgtaTTTCTGCTGTTGTTGGTCTAGGTTCATGAGATACGAATTGAGTTTTTGTAGCAAAATCAACGATTTCCTAACTAGAATAAGAATCTATTAAGATTTCACGACGCGATAAAGAAAATACCAGGGCGGAAAAAGAGGAAGAGGTAGGGTTTTCCTGAACTGAAATCCTAAttatttttatgttgtttttgatgatttttaagCTCTAATTGATGAACCCATCTCTATTTTAGTTGAGGCTATCAAGATAGATGtctaattttcttaattttttcatcttctctcgatttgatttagggttttattttctaatttttttgatttgatttggggTTTTATACATATACTGTTATATATTGAATTGATTTTGTTTTAATACAGAAATAGTGTTTTGTATTGCAGGTTGTGTtatttattgatttgattttgtttttatgcAGTGCAATTGTTCCGTATAGGGATATTAGTGTTGATGTCGTAAATTCTAAATTGTGTCTATCTTTCCCCAACATATGTAGAGACTTGATTCATCTGAAAATGTTTGAGGATATGCTCCATACAAGATTATGGCTTGGTAGTAGACAAAGGGTTAATCTGTATTGGTGGGTTGATGACCCAAAAATGCCAGAATACTTAGAGATGGATGAAAATTTTGATAGGTTTTGGAATGAGGTTGTACCTAATAAAATGGGTTTTATTGAACTTGGAAGTGTCTGTAATGTGTGCTGAAGATGAGTATGATGCAGAGATGAAGCAGTCAGTAGTTACACCAAAGAATAAAGTCCTATGATGAACCTAGAGTTGAGTGAAGACTAGAAGATGCTCCAGGTGCAAGGTAGTAGGTCACAAAAAATCAACTTGTAAAGGAGGTGAAGTTGGAAAAAAATCCAAAGGGAAAGAGACCAAGAACTCAAGTAGATGCAGCTGATTTTAGTTTCTCATATCCATCACAACCCAGTAAAGCAAAGAGAGTGAAGAAGACTGCAGGTGAATCATCTAAAGCTGCTGTTACTGCATCCAAGAGGAAGGTGTCACAAACTGTGACACACCCAAAGTATGGATCTGTTTCACAAACTGTCACACAATCTATTCAGACACAGGGAAAGGCTAAGAAGACCAAGGAAAATTGATTATGTGAATGTTAATCTTTTGAAAAAAGTTTGGATCTGTTTCTTTTTGGGTTGTGTTGATTCAGACTTGGAAAtgtttatgttttgaacaatttcaCTGTTTTTTTagattgaaaaactcaagtgTTAGTTTGGATTGAACAACTTTAATATAAAATGCATTTTTATTACATAACTCGTTGCAGATAAGTTTTCATTTTGGGTTGTGTTGATTCAGACTTGGTGAGTCTTTTTGGCCTCCATTCATGGttaatttgtgtgattgaatgctGAAACAGGATTAGGATTCATCAGTGGTTCTTATAGCAGTGAAAAAGATGAAGAATTAGGGTTGTAATCGTGGTCGTTTATTTGGACGCACAAGATAAAGCCATCTGTAAAATGACAGTTATTGTTGTAGGTCATGTGACGTGCACGTGCACGGTTTTCTGAGTCGACTAGGTTATTAACTCGGTTGAACTGGATCCGAGTTTGTCTCGTAGGGGTTTTACAGTCTTTTTCAAGTGATGACAGTTGTACGACAGCTACACAGATAACGGTTGTTAGCCGTTTCATTCAAAAAACGGATGAAATTGTTATTTCGAATGTATATTAGAAATATCCAAAAAAACGGGTATATATTAGAAAACAGGTTACCAAATGGGTGTATATCAGAAAAACGCCCTATATATAGGGTCTTACTGACTGGTTGATATTCCCCAAATTGAAATTTCCATGACTTTTTTCTCTGAGGTCTTGCTGACCGTTTGATAATTCCAGGATTGTAACTATAGTCTAAAGTCTCAAGCATTTTGTCATCGGCAACCATCAATGTAGTATTGCACATGTTGACCTCAACATAGAGAAGTGTACAAATCAAATTTCATGGATCAAGTTACGTTTAATAGCATAAAAGTGTCTTCATTTTTAGTCTGTACGATCGACCCTCGAAAAAGAATGAGATTATTGCCTCTCATGCTTGAAACAAGTGGAATTTGATTCACCAAGGCTACACATTCCGTGCCACGGATTTTTCCTTGAATTAGCTGTGAAGCTGTCAGCGAACATAGTCTTACTATATTCAGAAGTTGTGCACATGCCTTCAAGCCGGAAAATGCTTGTTTTTTCATACTACTAACGAAGATGTTGgttaaaaaaccacaaaattgattaaaaaaaccaaaatcaacaattcattggtgaaaaagacatgtaaaatttgatactgtttaaatggacaagaatgaaaaaatagccaggatgtaaacagtttcatcctatccattttgagatactttttcttatctttaatttacatcaggatgcatccagtttcatcctcgctcttttttaagtttaagccaggatgaatccagtttcattcttactatttttttggtgtccatttcacccatactaatttttactcgtccatttgaaccatgttttaaaaatatttggacaaataacccattttccgttaaAAAACTGACCATTTGCGGGAAGCAATTGTTGCTCAGAAAACTATAATAAAGTTAAGTGCGAAACCGATTTATCTTTTCCAATATCTGATGACAATCAGTTAATCATCAACGGCTTTCCACACCATCCCTTGTCCTAAAACAAACTACTGATGACTAAATAATGGCAATTTCAATTACCAGCACCTTCTGGTGACGAACTACACGAGAAACCAAAAATCAGAGCCCTTTTCCAGTATCAAGTACCAGGTCGGACGGAGATAAACCGCGTAACGATCTTATCTACAGAGATGCGACGAAGTTTTTACACCGGCTACCTGCAGATCTAGACGCAACTTACCCGGAGGTAAGAGTAATCGTTAACACATTCCGCGTCATGTTCGTTTTCGGTACAGAGGGTGCAGTAGCCATCACTTCAATGGGATTACGCGTTCGCGACCATTAAGGTGATGTATCCACATACACCATGTCCCGGTTGCAGTGGGGTCTCCCCTTTACAATCCTGCGAGTTGCAGAGCTACTGGGGGTCCTCCATTCACAATTCTGCCATGGTTGTTTACATGTTCACGGTTCAGACAATCCTactaaagaaagaaagagagagattcaaAAGTCAACTCACACAGTGGCGGAACTAGAAAATCAATGTTGAGATGGCTTGAAAACAAATTGGTTTGACTTGGACTGGCTTAAGCCTATTGTTTAGGCTTGATTTTTCTTAACCAAACCCAATTGCACTATAAAAATGTACATTTTTCTGGActttgggctggcttaagccatCCCAAGTCTCTACATAGTTCCGCCACTGAACTCACATACCTCGTGTACATACCTCCTTCACGTGGATCGCTGCTTTCCACACAGTTCTGTCGAGCGCCAACTTTCTCTCCAAGCCTCAGCCAGTCAAATCTCGTATAATCAGTTCATCCAATGTGAGTTTCGGTCGTCCTTGACGCTTCATTCCACCTTCCACCCGTATGATGCGTCCTAAACGAACCGGGACGTCAAGTGTTCTTCGTTGAAGATGTCCGAACCAACTAACCGATGTTGTGACGAACTACACCATCAAAAGGAAAAAATGGAGGGGTATTTTCGGTAGATGAAAAAGTAATGAAAATAAATCCACACAAAATTTGTTTCTGTGACGGGAATCTTATATGGGATATTCTATTATCCAACGGTTCTGTTTTAAAGCTAGGAGATCCTACTGATCTTAATTAATTCTTTGACTTTTGATTAATCGTGCTGGAGATCATCTCACTGCAGTTGACCGCATCCATATTCTCACTCAACCTTTGATACCTGCTATTGAAAATTTAATTTGTACATTTTTCTATGCCTAGGTGCTGATGTATTACATTACATTAGCCTATGAAATATGAATATACAGGATTTTAGACTTGGTTTTAATTTACGAATCTGTGGAATATTAAACGTTAGCAAGACCCAACAAAAACAAATGTCAGGAAATGTTATGCACATTTCAATCTGGGGAATCTCAAACGAATAGCAGGACCCTAGATCACTGGGGGTTCTTGCAATAGTACTTCTGTGCAGATAAACAGCTTCCAAAATCTATAAGCTCGGTCGTCGGTTTGTTTTCCTCAAAAGGCAACCAAACCAAATCAAGGTGAAGTATGAACATTAATTTCTTTTCATACGGTCTCTTTTCAATTTTATATACAGATCATCATCGCTTAATTATCTCAGTGACTTGTGTTATTGGAAAGGTCTACTCAGATATTAGACGCTCTTTTGGTTTCTGGCTTGCATGATGACGTATCCACCGTACACATTCTCGTTTCTGTCTTTAGGTAAATCCTAGGCTAAGAATCTCCCAGCAGAATTATCTCTTCCCCGGTCTTATACTGAGACAATCAGACCATCCCATCCATGGAGGCGAAACAAGAAGAAAGTTCCCAAGAGGTGAGCTCTCAAAATCGATTACAGGTAACAACTATCAAGTTTGACATTTTGTTATTGATATGGTCAATGAATATCTTTAAGACACCTTTTGTGTTTAGTCGTCCACCTCGTTCATTTACTATTTTTGCTGAGAATAATTTCAATGCTTCTATGGCATCCAAATTTAAATTTGATACTTTGTTTCGTGCATGCAGCATCTGGCGAATGAGGTTAAGAAGTTGCTATCTCCTTCACCAGTCATGGGAGGTTCTCACCTTTTCTGTGATTTGCTATATatcttgattatttattttttgctgttGCGTTTTTTAGATTCCATGGTCGTAAAAACGGGTTTAAACGGTCACTTTAACCAATGAAAATGAAATGTAAAAAATATATGGTACAAAATTACTGTTTTGGTATTAGCTAATATTAGGATTTCGAGTTTCGAACTTCCGGTAGTACCTTCTGGATTTAGCTATATTGAATGTTGTGTGGTGGTGCAGATGTTCACAGTGACTTCTAAAATTTAGCttaatgtttgttttttttgaatttcagTTGAGGTTCCTCTATCTTCAAAATTCACTCGGGTAATTAAGAACTTCTCTAAGTTGAAAACTAAAAAACATTACTCCGATGTTTTCACGGTTGGTGGTTATAAATGGTGCGTCCACTTTTCTCCTCTTATGAGTATTGCATGTCGTTACTGCTTAATGGTTATGATTTCTACTACTATCTGTCAATAGGAGTGTGCTGATTTTTCCTAAGGGAAACAGTATAGACCAAGTATCGATGTACCTTAATGTTGCAAATCCGGCTACTTTGCCGTGTGGGTGGAGTAAGTATGCGCAATTTTCTTTGACAATCGTCAATCAAATCCGTGACAATATACAGTGAGAAAAGGTATCGTTTTTGTTGCTTATTCATGTATTTTATAGCTGTAGCAATAATTTGGAAAGGTTGGGTATTGGGCGTAAGTAGACCTAGAGGTCCTAGACACTTTGAGTATTGTTCTCTTTTTTTCACCTTGGTAATCTAATGCTAACTTCAGCCCTTCTGCATTCTGTAGATGCAGTACATCAATTTACTGCACAACAATCTGATTGGGGTTTTACATCATTCATGCCTCTTAGTGAACTCAATGATCCTGGTAGAGAGTATCTCGTAAATGATACTTGTATTATTGAAGCAGAGGTTGTTCCTGGTTGCACTGTTTGTTCAGAGTTAATGCCAAAGCCCATACCAGCAACACAGTCGGGTGAAACAGTGTCCTTGCCCAAGAATCCAAGACCCGGTCAATTGTTTGAAGAAGGGAGGCACGGCCTAATTGATGAGACATATGAAAACATTGGAGGCTTCAGTATTCTGAAAGCACAAGCACCAGTATATAAACTGATCTGGTTAAAATATGGTCATATTGCTTCAAGCAAGGTTCTTTCGGCCTCTTATGATGCTCAAGTACTGATTGTTGCTGATACTATGAAATTCGTTATAGAAATGCATCAATCCCGTCCAAATGAGCTGTC comes from Papaver somniferum cultivar HN1 chromosome 7, ASM357369v1, whole genome shotgun sequence and encodes:
- the LOC113296028 gene encoding MATH domain and coiled-coil domain-containing protein At3g58210-like — protein: MPLSELNDPGREYLVNDTCIIEAEVVPGCTVCSELMPKPIPATQSGETVSLPKNPRPGQLFEEGRHGLIDETYENIGGFSILKAQAPVYKLIWLKYGHIASSKVLSASYDAQVLIVADTMKFVIEMHQSRPNELSTEIVNTWEEKIKMAESLDFHVEWIRERLEEVKKDLHGRQKLEVEFEELSQSLSGAHARVTRADNEVKKLESELLAAKDESVKAQENKAALESTIRPVLPNVEMCLGKALLGFSYSLKLLLFKNYFVLI